Within the Macadamia integrifolia cultivar HAES 741 unplaced genomic scaffold, SCU_Mint_v3 scaffold458, whole genome shotgun sequence genome, the region ATGAGgtttgaaaatgatagtcttctccacacatagcacattggctctgtatgcagacaaccagtccattcctaaaataatgtcaaagtcggtcatatccaactcgattaagtgagcattcaactcatgttcacctatggtcactggacaaggctcatacacatagtttagacctactacactttctgtaggggtgctcacagccaaacattgagttagTCCCTTAGgaggaattctcatcttcttcgcaaataCCGATGACACAAACGagtgcgaggctcctgagttaaataacacatgtgcaggcaataattaTATCAATAATGTATCTATCACTACACCAAGTGCAGCCTCGGCATCTTTTGCTGTCATAACAAATACTCTGCCCTATGGGAGCTGTGCTGGTCTAGGGGCTACATAGGTCTATTGGGGcttaggtggcatagtgtatggtgcatcacttGGCCTCtagtgggggcatgtcctcgccataTGGCtcggctgatcacaatgaaaacacctTAGGCTCGTTCCCTAGACTGAGATAtaacactagatcgggaggactgggaagtctgactagctttAGGCTTCCTGAATtacactggagttgggttgatataaggtaCTCGAAAGGGCTTGCTATCTCCTTtggaatcagtagatcccattggcctcttccTCGTTCCCTGTTGGGCCAAGAAATTATCTCTATGTTGATCtttaatagacttggccacttggaccacctcagcataggtctgcagtttcaaccccacaatggttgacccaatacctggcctcaaccttTCTTAATCTTCTTTGctttggctctatcacctctgagatgctcaggagaaaaatggaatagctcctcaaaacgttgctaatactcgagcacagaccaaGAACCTTAaaccaattgagagaactcactctctctcctatcccagatGCTTTCTAGAACATAGTTAAAaaaaggcccctttgaagtctgtccaagtagggtttgggttacccgccctcagaatgggctcagtTGCACTCTACCAGTCATTAGCCTCATTTTGTAGCTGATAGACTGCACACACAATTTTTTGTTCTTCGGTGCAGCCCATTAGCCTGAACATCTTTTCCATACCACctatccatcttgatggatacaacagatcttggcccaccttgaagaaacatgggggcctaagcctttggaatttctccatcatctttgtcaagtcTGTTTAGCCCTCTATATGGGTCTGGGCTTGTTTCGGCATCGGGttttgcacatgcccatgcacattTTGATGCctttgcccatgcacttgtgccccacctgatgtttgaagggtagccgatccaacgggtattggaatgggtgccggtggagtaggaggtgtagGCAGTGCATTATGGGCTCCCATTACCTCTTGGATCCTATCATTGATCCTAGCAATAAACTGATTTTTCCTTTCCTCAACTCCACGCATCATGTTatccatgatggatgccacatcatgAGCTATGAGTACTGGCAGAGCTGGGGGCATTgcggggtctaccccgattacgtgtaggggaagcaggaggtgacGGGTGTGACTGGGATCAGGATCGAGTGTTCTGACATGACATAACTCTTGTGGAGGAATCcaattagttcacatgcatatacaaggttgcatgtaattggaacatatatatatagtgggtcccacacatatacataaggcaaaattagggttagagtATACATAAGTGGGGTCCGCACATATTTGGATCCAATCGCACGCATATCATGAAGGGGTACACCATTAAAGCAACaaagtaaaaatcaaatttggaaaaaaaaattatttctaaaaataaccACCGGAACTAGGGCAACTTTCACTAGAAATATGAGCCATTTCACTGAAAATATCAGTACTATTTCTAGTGGGACTGGTAGAGGCTAATTTGGGACTTTTCAACTCATCGGAAATAGACACCGGAAGCAGGTCCAGTGTTTCCGGTGAGTTGTTTCCGGTGGACCTAAAATGGCTATAAATAGACTCTGGTTTGTGTTTTAGTGTACAAAACCCTAATCGAACTTGTGGAGAAGTTGTGGAAACAGCCAAGAAGAGTCTTTCAACCCATTTCACacttccctttttctatttcttgatCGATCGATGCCATCTTTGCAtctaaggtatgttttcttccttctctaacctagttttgagattttcttctctgtgagctttactttcagttattaaACTATGTTTTCATTcttgaatccttaggaatcatcttgcaagaATGTCTAGACATTGTGTATGTACCTGCCATGCCATTGCACAAGAGGAACAAGTCATCCCCGTTGAGGCATAGTACAACCCAGTCCTGTTCTGCTCTGTGGCTGAGTGAGATCATTGGGAACGCTTCGAGTACCATAATGTGGACCCAAGGATTTATGTGAGGATAAGAGATTTTCATGCATTCTGCCTCCGTCAACTCTTTGAGGCGGTCGGGTGGTGCtgcatcttaaaacccaacaagtactactacccaaCGCTGGTCAGGTTGTTCTATTCTAGCCTCCAGTGCATGAATAGAGGCaccgaagagatgcggatcacctcctatgtgaacaGGTTGAGATTTCCTTTGATATGAGGCAGTTGGCCAACATCTTGATGGTTGACAATGCCGATGACCTGGTTTACTACCCACCTCGGACTCCAGCTTATGATTTCCAAAGCCCTGAcacccttcaagaggtaaacaATAGCGAACCAAGTAGGCTAGTGGATGGGATCGCACAATTAACTACCTTACCACTCCAAAGGTGGTCTGTCTTGCAGTCCCGTTGAATGATCTCCCCACCTATGGGCACTACGATGAAGTATACATAttgcatgcctatgtgacttaCTGCATTTAAatgggggtgcagatacgtcttccctaccttctgatgtggaccatggtaatttgGTCCAAGGGATAGGATCACTGAGttgggaacctatgctatgggATGATACTGACAAACATCTTCCTTTGCTTTagggtggatttggagggtgaggAATGCTTGGGCGAGGAGGTCACAGATTTCAATCAAGACTCCTTGAGGAAGAAGACCCTAAACATGAGAGAGGTGACACCTATTGCGGAGGAAGGTGAGcaacctatggaggtagagggtggtggtgcCGGTGATATTGGAAGCAATGCtgatgatgttggtggaggcatTGGCAGAGGTGCCAGTGGTATAGGGAGAggagctgctggggttggtggtaTTCCACCACTTGACTCATAAGCTATGGGTTCTATAGCTGCTTCCACTTCCCAAGGCACCAGGGGTGCAAGACCTTACGGTCTCAACAATGTTATGGCCTACTTGGACACTACCACATCACTGTTGAGAAGCATGGACAGCAACCTCGAGAGCGTGGATAGGACCTATTAttttatggacaatagagtggcctcccttgaggcacagatgcaTGCGATGATCTTCCATCTGGGTATTCTGGTTTCACCTCCAGGAACAcatggtccgaaccaggctgagggccaaggacagaactagcagtagcagcagcagtaagAGTACGATTAGCAGGgttagtggcatgtttgccactgtagtttttaggattttcctCCCATGTTTCATTCGAGTTTGttgttttaggttttatttgaactttcattttctatcatttgcttCAGTCATTTAAGTTCCTAGACTtcggctagttaggatttcctactttcagtattttaatttttatgaaaagGCGTAAGCTATGTAATCAAattctttatttaatgaaacgGCTTCAACatctatgcttgtctcctaattgtgtaattctattaattgtttcatttgagatttttatttaagtcctaatttccccaagtcgtggtttggtcgagattgtgagttaaggcagagcttcacCATCTAATACCATAGCTGTTataccccacttccagtagacctaacttaccattaagaataccAGCGgtgtgtgagtaagacatgtacctatcttacgaacctaccaggatctctgatagcaataccttaacatttcacaatctcgcatcacaaaccaaccacaagcagcagaatcagagtataatagtggatcataaataaaatggagaaaatctCTAATGATAGAATAATATTCATAATTGAGTTATtttgtttacaatccttcaagacttacacatatcaagtttaaaaacaTACTATCCACAGACCTGTATctaaataatcaaaaatacgctGAACACCTCATGGCGCCGCGTACTCCCACTTTGTTGGAGCCTTTgcaccaaaagagagagagagagagagagagagagagagagagagagagaaagagagagagagatcatggtTTAATCCTCTTAATCATGTTAAAGTAAGCACTTAATGATTTCTTACTACAAGGTTCGAGGGTAATTTGCTTATGGAATGTATTTAAGGTGGAATACATTTATTAATTGCCTATCCTTTGTGTTTCTTACATTGTTCATTCTTGCGAGATTGAAATGAAAGAATAGTCTAATCAAATGATGTTTAGTAATATGAGACCACAAAGCGCAATCCGTGACTACAaataactctaatgcacataatcaatgcatgggTGCAACAAGCATACAACAATcacggtatcggtaccaccttggccacgttGAATATTctctcatacatacaaccaaacacatgacGATCACGGtactagtaccacctcggccacataggatcccatcatacatatccataacaattcatatcatcatTGTAAAATGTAACTTATGACATGTCATCATCATACTTGAACAATTAAAATAATCATGTACAATCTTACACATATgagcaattctataataataaaacaatccaaaaataagCAACCATctctcaccttgttgatctctatTTGTTTTAGTgttcagataaggccaccgatcaatcagcTTAATTTTGGTCTCAGGGCTTgtgcgcatcactgtcctagacacaaggcaATAATACCTCAATACGTGTTAGAAAGATTGAgagaggcccacttgggtcacccccaaagggtacagataaggtttcccagtgacagtaatgtcaccagaaacacccactAGAAACAAGGtatttccataaaaaatatcagtgttgtttctggtggtggtgAAAAAGAGCTCATTAAACTCTATGGTTCACCGGAAATAACCCACTGGAAGCAGGCCCAGTGGATTCAGTGGCTTGCTTTAGATGGCACTACAGAACTGTCCACTCGAATTAGGGCTTTCCGGCTTGGGCCCCATCACCGAAATTTGTTCCGTGAAGTTTGTGGGGAATGTTCCTagaatcattctaagccaataaaatcccaattctacGGATCCGTTTAGGAGATACATAGATCAAATGATCGaaatcctagttggtcatttggcattACTTGTTATCGGAGCTAatcgggcttggtttgagctcggtaaCAGCACTGGGAGGGTAGAATACGTATTTCCCaacctcaacatggtttgtacactaagattccattcAAATGTAGTTTAATCTAGGTcaaattaaagagagagagtggtggaagtgagtgcacttacctccggcaatgaTTCCGGTGACTAGGCGggagccggcaccaaggtaagacttcctccttcttcttcctcttcttcttcttccttcatctcctcttcctctcctctcctacgttgagcacacaggaaatggaccttagggtttgtttggttgtaCCCTATTATGACCAATCAGGTTAATACGCCTTTCGGAGCCTAAGAACCCAACAACTTAGGTCCATAATGTGCTCACATAACGAGggaggtgtggaggatgatttaggatcatccgagactgtctacaatgcgagtggtgggacccaaAGAAATCAGAACCTTGACAGCAGCCTATATGGCTCACCGAAAACATCCCACCGGATTCAAGCCCAGTgcttttggtggtcaagacagcttgctatcttgAAAGctatcttgactgcttgctgtccaACAGCTGGTCTTATATGGGTAGTTGCCCTCAACTGTGCTCGTGGTCTTTTGAAACTTTGGTAAGTGCTGGGACTTATATGTGAGGAGTTGGGttacttaccatctgggatcggaaggtacaaaccccctccagttagattggcatgcgatgcacgaacacttagggtcatctctcccccttcgaaAATGGGCGGCCGGGAGCCAAAACCTGTTAgagatatgcccacactcctatatttggttttgatgataacaaatatatgaagatatgtcaaaattttcctttaagtattgttttatagagacttcatatcaaagatcgaatttagtgaatgaaacaaagaaatgaagattgaagtcatcaaatgaagagtatcaacaagttggcatcaatgcttgaagaagatatcataagaatttaagctacaagatgtcaagacatgaagcttaaagacatggaagtgcaaacaagaagaaaagaagataaagtgccaaagagtggaaggttcaagtgaagaagaagaccactaggatagattggtcatttttaatataatttgtaacttccacacatatatatatatatatatgcactcaccacatgcatgtgcattgcatcatactagaatgaccatagagcacaccttgaccaagtatggagagtctctaagtggtaaggaacatgttaggaaaaatatgttctagtgaaattctgtgaaaatcaCATTAACCtaacttaagggtattttggacaaTCTTAGagtcagtatcaggagatgaaaccttcatagaattTGTAGAAAATCGAGTCATGATTTCAACGCAACTGCTTTTAGGTCATTCCGAGATTAGATcaaaaagttatgatcaaaacactaaCAACTGGTTAGTATGaaagcattctgtcaaaacagtctgtcatgttggcggtcgaccggctagaagccccggtcgatcggaactatccgagaccataggcgatcgATCGTTAAAAAGTCCCGATCGACCGGTGATTGCCTGGAAGTAccccaatggctatatttttCCTACAACgactcttggcggtcgaccggctaccgatggcggttgaccggtggacccagaatatgaccgtttaagtgagatttactacctaaaatgctctcctaagctcacctataaatacctctaatactactcattaattaacaattaatctcaacttcaaagaagcattatttgagcattagaagtgagaattggtctacaccatttcttgagttcaagttctttattttacattcaagaggaactcaagaccatctacaagtcttcatctacatcttggcatttacattacaaacatcaagaagatttcaaaaggtgcattcattctatcatcattgcatatttcatttgcaccacaccggaggtaattctcttttattccacttctccattttttattttacattaagtctggactgtacttaggcttgtgtaaggaccctctcatccttaagagattgtaaggatcctcttatccttaagagagtgtaaggtgcctctctaccttaaaggagattgcaaggtgcatctctacctacaaaggagattgtaaaggtgtctctctgcctgtaaaggagatttgtaagggtactcttatccgtgaaaaagattgtaaaggttttcttccctacctatcatactgaaagggagaactagtggaataccttataagaggattcttgtagggagtggactagactcagattgagtcgaaccactataaatcttgtgttatgtgattgtgcctattttatttattctgcatcgtttttaacttgcaatcacacttgggacctatacatcgaaaagatttaatttccactagtataacctattcaccccccctctaggttatttcaattggtatcagagcgggagctcaatttatttaagactatatcgtcttaatagtgagtcaaagaccatggccacattccaaggaccaccagaaggcatgaacgcctcaagacccccgtactttaatggagaaaacttttctttcttgaagtgcagattcaagaattttatgtgtggtcacaacattcttgtatagAGAGCCATATAGAAtagaccatacaccatcaccaagatagttgatggaaagacagtaccaaaggatgaaggagaGTGGATggctgaagacatcaccctCATCTAGTACAACTTCTGTGCTATtacgttccttcaatgtgccctaaatgaacaagagttcaaccgagtcattgcatgtgacacggctaaagaaatttgggatatgcttcttatcacacacgaaggtacaatagaggtaaaagaaagaaaggtagaccaactcgTCTCTGATTACGAGtccttctctatgaaagaaaatgagtcgatAACTTCTGTGTTTAgtagatttactgatattgtgaataatcttaaaggtttaggtAAGACTTAAACTAAtgctgaaaaagtcagaaaaatcttaagagccttacctgcaaCTTGGaaacccaagaaaacagcaatagaagaagccaaagatttgactAAAATCTCATTGGACTATTTATTTGGATCTCTACAAATgcatgaagtagagctgaacACCGACAAatcaaattctgagaaaaggaga harbors:
- the LOC122068787 gene encoding uncharacterized protein LOC122068787, yielding MSVIDILTRVDASCKKYDKYDITKQNDLKVSSDDAFARLHAVIEADIDAALEELPKLHRLAHKKVDLEGEECLGEEVTDFNQDSLRKKTLNMREVTPIAEEGEQPMEVEGGGAGDIGSNADDVGGGIGRGASGIGRGAAGVGGIPPLDS